The sequence CCTTCTGATTGACTTCCAGTTTCACAACAGAGGAAGGGGAGGGGTCTTTTAGGATGGAGCTGGATGGGAGCTCCCTGGAGGGTGGGACTTTGATGATATGGCCTGCATCGATGTTGTAACTGCCCTCTGCTTCCTCCTCTTCTGTGGGATAAACAGCAATGACAGGGTGATTGTGCATGCAGTTTGAGTtgtcaaataaaatatacatcatATTCTTCACATGACACCAAATCTAATCCAGACATATGCAGTTCAATTCAATGAAAGATTTGTATAGATCATTTAACAATAGGTATTTTCAAGAAGCAGACTTCTGGATGAAGTTTTCGGAACcttatgagcaagccagaggcgacgGGGAAAAAGTGCTCACAGATGAGCACAGGAATGTCTTTAAGATTACAGCAGCAGCCCTTAGAATGCCTTAGAATCCGTACAGTATCATGGTAAGATTATCCACTGACGCAAATgtaagtttgttttgtttttaatgtaagtACAAAATGTTTTTGAGAAGGGCAAACTTCATAGCAACAGAAAGTGAAACACAATAGGactgtatttttacagtgttaATGACATTTTCTGACGTAGGTATCATCAACCTCTCCTTGTTAATGATGTGTAGTCTGTGCAgtatctgtgcatgtgtgtgtgtgtctaagtgagtgagtgtgtgtgtagcagtagGTGTTAATGCCCAGTCAGCTGTTGAGCTGTCGTATGAGACAGCAGGCTGCAGCTGTGGTTGTGTGTCTGCCAGCGAGAGGCTGGAGTGAGAGGTGTCAGGTGTCCACACACCCCCAGACACTCTTGTCATTTACAAGCCATTCATCaacaccctctcactcacctccgcacacacaatctcacacactcttgtcTTTCACTTGTCAGCATTAACAAATTAACATCTCCTCACATGACCACTGGGGGCACACTAAGGCAGAGAATTTCTTAATTGTCTGCATATTactgagacttttttttaaaacaatttggATCACAATGATTTTAGATccatatattattaaaatatgaaaCTTTGCTGACAGCCTGTACAATAAGTTGGGTTTTCTCAAAGGCTCATGATTAAATAGGTCAGACTCACCTTGCTCAGAGGACTCTGTATCCTCTGCGAAGGTTTCCCCGTCCTCTGTTGCATCCTGTCCTCTGGCCCGAGGCTGCTGCACACAGGCTGATACTCGATTTAAAGCTGCCTCACTCTTCTTCTTACTATTCCTCAGACCCTTCCAGCTCTCCTGAGTGCCACTGTCTCCACTGCCTGTACACAGAGACGGAGTGAGGAAAAACACGCCAGATTCACACATATGAGCAACATTTAGCCAGTGATTGTATTTGACCTGTATCACTTTGGCCTTCAGACTCATTGGCTGTCATGTTAGAGAGTCTGGAGTCTGCTTTTGGACTGCGCTGAGAAGTGTACAAGTGAGCAGACCCCAAGGTTTCACGCTCCCGGATGGTTTTACTGACAGCGGGTTTGGATTTCAGCTGTGCCATGTGGTGCTCGTGGAGGCTCTTTTGAGAGGACTGCATCTTCACCTGAGAGGTAAATAGAATAGCGTGGACATAATATTTAGTGAACTATAATGGAAGTGCATGAGGCACGTAGGAATAAACATCAGTGATAGAAAACGACATGAGCAAcgcactgaggaagagacagtaACCTGTACAGCTCCAAGACGACCAAAGCTCCGGTTGGACAgcctcctcttcttcatcaaATCCCCACCTCCTCTTCCTGACTCCTCCGTCAGCAGCACCATGCCCACAGACCTGTCATTCAAGCAATGCCACAGGTTTTTAATAACACAAGACTTGCATGCTCAttgaaaaaatacagaaattgtATATTACTGTCGCTGAGCGTTACAGCATTTGGGCTGCATTTCCACATCAATGCCATGGCGCGTCTTTCTTAGAGAATGCCCTTGCATTTCCCTGGCAACATGCCCAAAGAAGCACACAAACGTGTGGCAGGCTGCACTCAAACAAAGAGATTAACCTCCCTCCTCCCATTTCTGTGCCATTTGTTACTGGGAGCTTAATGTGAATCACAAGCAGAGCCCTTGGTGCAAAAGAGGGAAACCTCATTGACTTTTTTTCTCCCCCATGTCCTGCTTGTTACATAACAGAATTAGAGCAAGTGTGTTTTTTGTAGCCTACTGTTGGTGTGTCCATTTGTATTTGTGCTAAacgtctgtgtatgtgtggctctgtgtgttTACGTATGTGATACTGTGCCCTGGGGCAGCATGATTGACAAGCTAGGGATAGGGGCTGCGATGGTGTGTGCTGTCCCCATGAGGCAAGTTCTGCTGCACCACGCAATGACAAACATGATGTGACACAGCCCCTCCCTATTGGGAGATCTCCCAGCATCTAATTAAACAGAACTGATTATCTGGGAGTTgcactcattctcacacacacacacacacacacacacacatacacagctcaTTGCAGATAAGGTGTATGTTGGTTAAAGAAATCGCATAATGCAAACACACAAGATGTAGCCTATTACAGATATTACAGCTGATGCTATACTTCCCTTTACGATAATAcactaaataaaatgtgttatgtttataaaataaatatatgtttctcaaaaacacaagaagaaaagaaaatgtctcaTTAGGAATTGTGAGAAATAGTGATAATATGAAGGGAAATCGTGTGTTATGAACAATAAgacaaaatgcattttaatgcGAAAATGAAGAATCTGGCTGCTTGCCTGGTGACTGCAGCAAGACATCCCagacatcaatacacacacacgcacacgcacacacacacttttctagcATGTGCTAAAGGGATTCTGGCTAACTGCCCATGCGTCCAAGTGTCACTGTCATGCAGTATCATGTCGCGGCCAGCGTGGGGACATGACTACACGGGCGGAAACAGAACGGAGGTGACACAGCAGCGGGACAGCTGGGAACACAATGGAAGACTGCCCAGAGGTCCCGAGACAGagcaagacagacagaacaagagagacagagtgacatagagagagtgagagagcctGTGGGTCCCGATGATGGCGTTAATTGAAAAGTAACAGGCTCACTCAACTTGTAAACCAAGAAGCCACTTACCTGAGAACAAGAACCAGTCTGACCTAAGGCCTAGTCTGACCTCCAATTCACACATGTAAATAATGTGGAGTATGACTTTTTGCACGTGTCACTGTGAGAAATTAGCAATATCTGCTTCAAATTAAAGGTCTGCTTTAAAAAGCATATACTGTAGACATAAAACAGAtgtttgtaatatatataataatcaaTAACCCTTCATTCACTCAGTATCAGGCTTCCACCGCATTGCTGGCATTTGAAGGCCAGAGTCCTTTCATAATATTAtcatgagttaaaaaaaaagttaactaAAAGAAGCCAGATCAATAAAACGAATTATTGCAAAAAGTTGATTCATTATTAACTTAATAGCTGACTATCAATCACAATATTTAATTATTCTAaagaatttagaaaaaaaaagaaaacattttttactcATCTTAGTGAGTTATGTAAAAATGTcagttttatatattattttctttaactaTTAGATTATGATAAATGATGAAATACTTCATAGTCAGCTCCTGAGCTGCACATTTTCCGGCTttcttatatataaaaaatgaaaatgtgtttCTTTACTTTAAACCCCCACTGCTCCAGGCAGCCTGCTTGTGGTGTGATGCATTTCAGACTCTTTACTGTCTATGATAAGACTCAAATGGACTTCCTCACTGAGGTCAGATGAGTTCCTCCGTTTCCTGTTTATAGTATGAGGTGTGGTCCGCAAGATGAGGGGCTTATCTAAAAGTGTGCATATGTTGTGGATGAAGAAGGATAGATTACTTACTTGACTTTCTTCTGTGGTTCAGGTGGAGCCACAGGCCCTAGACCGGTTGATTTCCGCTTTCGTGGTCGACCAGGGCCCCGACGCGCAGGACTTCGAGGAGTCTCCTCTTtcctgaagaaaaaacaaaatgatggCTTTGTAATTTCTTTAAAGAGAATTGGAAATTAATTTCTGGTTTTATTTGAGAAGAAGTAGCAGTCCTTACTGGTGGTCATGCTTCCTCTGAAGCTTGACTAATTCCTTCTGCTTCTCTTTGTAGCGCCGTTGCAAATCTGCTAGCCTCACTCGTATAGCAAGTTCCTGACTGTCTATAGCTTCCATAGCACTCTTCACAGGACACACCTTGAGAGCAGAAGTAACCAGGTCAttcagaaagaaagcaaaaaattataaaaataaatgaataaaggcaTAAAGGTTCATTACTGGCTCATGGCGAGGGGTCCAATTGCATTTCCGCCGCAGGTTAAGGGTTCTTTTGGCTGGACAATGCTTTTCAGCATCTGCGATACTGCTTGCCTTGGAGTCCAACTCCAGGGCACGAGCCACTGCCAAGGTAGCGAGACTCTGGAGGTCGAATATTAGTTGCTCTTGTCCTGTGTCAAGAAAAGATAAGAATACTAACTACTGATTTCTAAGGCCACTGGGGTTTGAAATGCGATTCAGGAGTtgggtttattttattgttttgtgaaGCAGCaagatttaaaattatttttagtaatatatttaaatttttggGTCATTGCATGTTCTAAATCAAGTGATTAAATAAGTACTTCAATagattttaaagcattttagaGCAATATGCTAATGGTATAATTAGCCTTAAAATGTTAACAAGTTTTAGCAATGTTTAGTTTTTACTCAGATATGGAAAACAAAGCAGAGGCTTTGTTTCGTTTGGTGAAAAGTGTGTGGATCAAACGAGTTTGCAGAAACAAAAGGCATAGAAGTGTGTCCCTCAGGACAAAGGGTAGCAGCAGCCCAGCCTGTTTCCCCTCTCCCCTGAGACTGCAAGCTCTTTAGAACAAAAATCTTTCTTAATCTAACCCTGCCCCCAAAACAACCCACTTCTCTCAATTTTCTGCAGGCATGTTATTTTTGGAATTTTTATAAGGGACATTGCTAGCTTGGTTTCTAGCATGAATTCTGCTCACTATAGCTCACCTTCACTTTTGTCTGTAATGTGGTGCTCCTGTTGGCGCTCCAGATCAGCCAGCTCACTAAGGAGCTCCATGCCATATGTACTGGCATAGAAGGGGCCAGCACAGCCCTGAGAAGTGGTGGAAGCAGGTGGGGAGGGGGGAGGGCAGTCTCCGCAGAAGGCAGCGGCAATCAGGAGCTCCAGGCTCCAATAACTTGGCACAATTGGCTGTGGAAAGGGAGTGGCACTGATAGGAGATGAAGGAGCAGAGAGAATCTGTACACAGTCTTCCTCCTGAGCTTCCTTTTCTGTCCCTTCTGCCACTGCCTCAGTGCCTGTGCTGGGTTGGAGGTCAGCTGGATTAAGTGGAACACATGGATGCTCGGGAGCTGGTGCTGTCTGTGGTTTCAGCTCAGAAACAACATCTTCCTTCTCAAGAAGGTCACCATCCTCCTGACAGACTATGGTAGAGTCCTTATGCACTGGTTCCTCTAACCAACCACCAGGACAGGGTGCTGCTTCACAGGCTGATGATTCTTCAGGGTGGCAAATGAGCATTGCTGCCTCTCCCTGTACTTGTTCATGCTCCACAGGCATACAGCAGACCACTGTATCGGGCTCTCCATTCTGTTCCAGTGCACCTCGTGCCTGCTCTTGTGCCATATCTTCCTCATTCTTTTCATCCTCTGGCAACTGAGACTCTGTGATGGGTCTCACTATTGCATGGCACTCAGGTGCTTCCGCCATACTGGACAGAGGGGCTGGAGCATGCTCAACTGGCTCAACTGGAATGGCTTCCAGTTCAGCTGGTTCAGCCAGTTGTACATCCTGTGGTGAGGGCCCACTTCTGTATCCCATGGAGATTGCAGGATAGCTGTATCCCGGTGGAAGGTCTGAGGAAAGAAAATTATTTTGAGAGTGCAACAAATCAACATCTCAAACAGAGTGCATTGCTTATTATACATGCTAAACTTTCGGAGAAAAGCCTGTGTAGGAAGACATCTGCTTAGATTTGCTGAGCTGATCGTTGCCATACTAGGCATCTGAAGAGCTGTTGAGTAGGAGCTCTGAAGTAGTGCTGCATTTCAACTTCTCTGGAACATTAATATCATCTGACACAGTAAAGCACTTAGTGAGGTGTTAATGATAATGAAAAAGTTGTGGACAAAGAGAGGCTAGTGGAGGCAGGGTCTCTGGACAAAGTGATTCTCGTCATTACTGAGGTGGCAGGCTTGGAAGACGAGCTGCCGGCCATTTTCCGCAGCTTAATCAATCGAGCGCTTGCCAATGCAGCCACCCACACAGAGCCACAGATTCTAAAAGCAGCCAGATTGTTCCGGCATGAGTGTTGAGTAGCTCAGTGTGGATAACGATCTACATATGGTGTTCTTGATTTGTAGAGTGAATGACTGGAGTCACTTATgcttcagaaaaaaagacatgaaGGTGGGCGTACAAAGACTGGTGTGATGGTTTGATGTGTTTTCTTTGAAACTCAACAACACAAATTCCAAAGAGCCTCTAAGGCTGACATTAAGCCAGGCAAAACTATTTGTCAGCATAATCTCTACACAGGCCAAgtagatacagacacacaaggTTCTGAAAGCAGGTCATGTCAACATTGCATGTCATGTACAGTAGTTGGAAGTTGTAAATCTATACGAAACACATGAATCTGAGACAGTCTTACCTGGTTCCATAGACTGTGGGTAGTCCTGTGGAGGCTGGCCCTTTGCTCTCTTGTCCTGAGTTTCTGTTATATTGGGTAACTGTGATGGCGCAGGGCTGATAGCAGGGGAGCAGGGCACAGTAGCAGCAGGACTCGGGACAGGGCAGGGGGTGGAGGGGGTGCTTTTTGGATGTGGATGCATACATGGTGACTGACAACATGGCGACATGTGCGCAGCAGAGGCCCTGGGAGGTGATGAAGCACGGTTTGAAGAGCCAAAGGTATAAGACTTGGTAGCTTTGGAGTTCCTGGGCTCAGAGAGGATGTCCTGCAAGTCCACGCCACATGCACCATGGTCCTCAGGTTTCTTCTGCATCTGAAATAAATAGAGTTGTAAATGAAGGCAAAGCGAATCCATAGACAGCTATTTGATATACCTTTCCATCCAAATGTCAAACAAATTTGGGtaacaaaaaaagcaaaggcAACAGAAGGGGATTTTTCAGATGACAACTCATTGATCTTAAATACTGTGTACTACCCTTTGTACAACAACACTTAACTGATATGCACTATATTTCAAGCAATTTGCAGGCATATTAGCATTTTTTACAGAATGTAACTATAATCTACATTATATGgtaattttgttattattttgtatattattattttttaaattcttattATATGTTGTGTTGGTATTCTTTTATAAAAGGTGCTCATGTAAAATTCAGTTAAATTACTCCAGCTCATATGTTGTATCATATAGACTGTGTTGTGACTTGGTTATGTCTGGCAAGTAATAAGTAGAAGTTAAGTGATATCTGGAAGAATCTTCAATATGTTACATTTCTCATGAAGGGTGTGGGGAAAATGTCTTCTATATAATCATACATGGCCATTTCATGTCACTTTTGTTCATCTGCTATACAACTCTAGCATCATATGTATAAAGACATGCCTGGTTGTGAGTATTTCTGTGTTGAGGCTCTATGCTGTGTGCTCCTCTGTGTTGCTGTGGTGGTTGAGGCAGTTGCTGATGGCCAGGATGTTGCTGATGCTGCAGCTGCTGATGTTGCTGGAGTGCATACAGTTCTTGTTGCCGTAGAAACTGGGAGCGAGAGTACACAGCGGGATGCTGCATGTGGGAGGGAGGCCCCCGGGCCCTGTACACTGGAGGCCATAGACCCGGCTGCTCCATCACATCTAATAGAAGCAAGAGAAAGGGGGAGtaaattttttttgcaataattttatttcagaatatataCAGAAATCAATCAACAATGTCAAATTCACTTACACAAGTATCTGCTCATAGAGACACAAGCACAAATACAGTTCTCTCTTACTACAGCCTACACTCAGGGCACTGCAGCAAGACTGTTAAACCAAACAGAATACACCcacatcctctctctcacatacatgctgaaaaatatataacatgCTTTGTTCCATATTTGAAATTCTCTGAAATCTTTGAGAAACATGTCATTACATGAATGTAATGGTGTtaatagtggtgatgatgatgatgagacaCAGAATGGAGACGTTTGTTTCAGACCAGCCCGGAGATTTATCTTCGCCAGAGAATATATCCTGAGATTTAAGGGTGATTTGGCCAGTCTGAGTTAAGAAAATAGGCATATTCCTTAAAAAATCTCCAAAAGACACCATAGGTCTGTGGAAGATAAGTTCCCATGTCTGTACCATTGTTAGGTCTCTGCTGAGGAGCTTAGCTAGGCCCAGTGTTCTTTTCCCATATTTCACACAGCTTTTCTAAACTCTTACACATTCAGTCTAACCCTTCCTGCTCAATACCTCCACCCCCAATCCTCACCCTCCCTGATGCACCATGGACCTTGTTCTGAAATGTTAACCCGGCTCGGCTAATGCTACCCAAGGGAAGACTTTTGTGGATGCGCTTCCCGACTTAGCTTAGACTCCAACAGAGAGCGGAAGGAAGCAAGCTCCGTCAAGGATGAAGAGCTAATTAAATTTCACAGCCTGTTTGCAGCAAAGAGGCACGTGTGGACTAGAGGGTCTAGAGAAACGTCATGTTTGCTATCACAGAAGTAGCCTCTATGTATAGACCTGGGAATGGAAAGAGCATCATTGCAATGTGGACGGCCAACCCCTATGGAGATGGGGGTGGTGGGGTCCATAGGAAATCGCTGGCTTTCAGGGAATCATGCACAGAGGTTTTGTCCATTAGCTAATCACAAACACCGTACAACTAACTTCAGTTTCTGTAGTGGAATTCTCTAAAGCAAAGTTCTATACATGTCTTTAAACAAATTAGTCATTGTTGAAAGATTCATAGGGACAAGCCCAGAAAATCTGTAGTTTGgtcaacaaaataaaattgacAAATTGAGTATAAGAAGATGTAGAAGGACTTCAGCATACCCAAGTGATGTGTGGCTGGATGGGAAGCAGGCTCAGTGGGTAGCACCACTAGCTGGGCAGAAGGGTCCTGGGGCAGGGGAAGTACAGGCTGGAGGGGAGCAGGCATAGTTGCAGAGAAACCAGGGGGAAGATTCTGGTGGAGACTGGTGTGGCTTATTCCTAAGGAATAGAAAGATTGAATAGAAAGAAGCAGAATGGCAAATTCCATCATTGTTTGCAATTGTCATATACAGACATGGCACAGTAAACAATATTCCATATGATACAgcacaaaatatatttctcattataataataataataatcattattattattatttataatgattattattattatcactgtTCCCACAACAGCAGCTAATTACACACCGTAGGAATGGCCTGTCATCCAGAGGGAAGGACTTGCTGTGCGGGGCATCCAGTGGTGGTGTGCAGAGTGGGCATGTGCAGCAGGGTCTCCCAACTGGCCTGACTGCAGGGACGTGCCACCAGGCACCATCAAATGAGACGGAATGTCACCTCTGCAACTACTGGAGGGATGAATCCTTGCAAATTCTACCCTTTCCTTGTTGTCCCTAAAAATGTACATAAACAAAGGTTAAAGGGCAGAAGTTTTGCAAGTCTTagaaaagtgtttttatttgcaTGTTTGCAAGAGATCCTGTGTCATAAATGGATTATTTGCCTGATAAATGATTCTTGCTCTCTGTCCAAGCATGGATGACCACCAGTGACACCCATGTGTTCCCCATGCATTCTctttctgtcctcctctctgGATGAGTCTGTGGGATACATGGGCCGTGAAGCACCtaaaaaaatttacattttatttcaacaCATGGTCTCTTACTGTGATATCTGAGATGCTATCTTTTCAATAATCAAAACCATCTGTAAAGTAACAGCTGTACAGCAGCCTCTGTAAGTGTTCTCTTTCCCTGTTCAAGTATTTAAACAAGCAGCAGGAAAAACTGTTTCCACTTTAGGTCTTGAAAGGCACGCTGTTTATTTTTCACCAGAAAGGTCTTCCAGAGGTCACTCACAAACAAGCAAGAATGCTtgattttctgtttgtttattcagtgtCTAAGATGTTAAAATTTGTGCTTACCTTTCATGCCAGAGTGGATCCGCCCCTGGCAGCTGCTTGGATGGTTGTCAGGAGGTCTGCAAGTTGGTTCTTTCTGCCGTGCCACAGCAACTGCGATACCCACAGGAGGTTGCCGCACTTCCCCCTCCCCATGAGCCACTTCCCCCATCTCCCTGCTTCGCCCTCCACAGTCATGGCGTTCACTCTCATTAGTTATGACTTTCCTGGAAggcagggttgttttggcagtcTGCAAGGTGCAGTTGGTGTTGTTAGGTCCCGTTTTTATGCTTCCCAGTCCTCCAAATGGGGTTTTCTGGGACAGGAGGAGAGGCTGCTGCTGGTTGCTATACTTAAGAAGGTTTTTCATGGCACTACCCTCTCCCTGTGGACCCAAAACCTCCTGCTGGTTCTGCACAGGAGCAGGTGGCGGACCCATTCCAGCTGACTGGTGTTGATGGGGCTGCTGCCTAACACTGGTAGGTCCGCTGACGGACTCCATGTAAACCCTGCGCTGATCCTCCTCCAAGTGGATATGATGGGGGTGCATTGCCCATGGTGGCACAGGTGATTGCTGATGTGAATGATGCTGTGAACTGTTATTATAACCATATGGAGACATGTCCATTTTTCGCTTCATCTCTTGACTGCTACTGGTCTGCACCAGCTCTGCTGAAGGAGCACCTGAACCTGTTCTGCCATGCTGCTGGTGGCGGATGCGGGCTACCTTTTGGCCTTCTCTCTGCATGGAGCAGCTTCCACCTCCAGAGACAGACCCTTGCTGAGATATGGTCTTAGTGAGGGGTGAGGAGTTAGGAGTTGACCCAGAATGTGAGCAATCCCTATAAGATTGTGGGTTAACATTACTAAGATGAGTTAACAGATGGCCAGATTTGGGCTCCTGTGTCAGAGCAGATCTATATACCTCGGTGTCCATGCCATTGATGCAGTCTGCACTATGAGAGCGCACAGCCTGATGCTGCTGAGGATGgttctgctgctgttgctgtaaGTGATGATCATTGTTGTGCATCCAATCAGGGGCTTTTTCTGCTTTTCGGTAGGGATGCTGCTTTTGTGGTGCAGGCTGCTGCTGTTGATGCTCCTGTTGTTTTCTGTGCCAGTTCCCAGAATGCCCCACACCCCCACTTGTCTTTTCCATTGCCTTTTCTTTGGTACTGCTTCCCCCACCAGCCACTCCCTGGCATTCAGGGTTTCCCAGTTGAAAG comes from Hemibagrus wyckioides isolate EC202008001 linkage group LG02, SWU_Hwy_1.0, whole genome shotgun sequence and encodes:
- the LOC131366434 gene encoding BAH and coiled-coil domain-containing protein 1 isoform X3 produces the protein MESRDFGAPAHLLSERGALVHRAASRITSSGHGSVQHAAAFPPGKYYPSHLPMATHSGSGLMGNSSASFMGTFLASSLGSSPSHPPHPSRPPSSPSSPPCRGGPHSTASQIWFPHSHEAAPGYPRFSGSLAHTFLPISHLDHHANSGVLYGQHHFYDTQKENFYLRSLPSQPPLISANHSIPPMSRTEPGNTQVSCSRDAGSAVNLHKSLKEASIDKGMVSGTKDKERPSSKHESKDRHPHNQHPQPQHLHSHQPQHHSQHPSTMDNMNGMERHKASLLMEYKDHSQSMSKPLSACLLNGKMQNGDSRAEVGSKGSMPSCGGESMGRGPGDSTNAQARHMGNSSTGRCTKEAVSGEMRISEQPPPDCIERGQVLHQSLSYSVPPPLPVGSATGGGHPGSFHCLQLHASHPHHTQHPHHSHHSHHHPDFFCPPPPAPITNSSLHEKGVGSGGAREPKATRPTFVPSVGHLAEKAGGPFQLGNPECQGVAGGGSSTKEKAMEKTSGGVGHSGNWHRKQQEHQQQQPAPQKQHPYRKAEKAPDWMHNNDHHLQQQQQNHPQQHQAVRSHSADCINGMDTEVYRSALTQEPKSGHLLTHLSNVNPQSYRDCSHSGSTPNSSPLTKTISQQGSVSGGGSCSMQREGQKVARIRHQQHGRTGSGAPSAELVQTSSSQEMKRKMDMSPYGYNNSSQHHSHQQSPVPPWAMHPHHIHLEEDQRRVYMESVSGPTSVRQQPHQHQSAGMGPPPAPVQNQQEVLGPQGEGSAMKNLLKYSNQQQPLLLSQKTPFGGLGSIKTGPNNTNCTLQTAKTTLPSRKVITNESERHDCGGRSREMGEVAHGEGEVRQPPVGIAVAVARQKEPTCRPPDNHPSSCQGRIHSGMKGASRPMYPTDSSREEDRKRMHGEHMGVTGGHPCLDREQESFIRDNKERVEFARIHPSSSCRGDIPSHLMVPGGTSLQSGQLGDPAAHAHSAHHHWMPRTASPSLWMTGHSYGISHTSLHQNLPPGFSATMPAPLQPVLPLPQDPSAQLVVLPTEPASHPATHHLDVMEQPGLWPPVYRARGPPSHMQHPAVYSRSQFLRQQELYALQQHQQLQHQQHPGHQQLPQPPQQHRGAHSIEPQHRNTHNQKKPEDHGACGVDLQDILSEPRNSKATKSYTFGSSNRASSPPRASAAHMSPCCQSPCMHPHPKSTPSTPCPVPSPAATVPCSPAISPAPSQLPNITETQDKRAKGQPPQDYPQSMEPDLPPGYSYPAISMGYRSGPSPQDVQLAEPAELEAIPVEPVEHAPAPLSSMAEAPECHAIVRPITESQLPEDEKNEEDMAQEQARGALEQNGEPDTVVCCMPVEHEQVQGEAAMLICHPEESSACEAAPCPGGWLEEPVHKDSTIVCQEDGDLLEKEDVVSELKPQTAPAPEHPCVPLNPADLQPSTGTEAVAEGTEKEAQEEDCVQILSAPSSPISATPFPQPIVPSYWSLELLIAAAFCGDCPPPSPPASTTSQGCAGPFYASTYGMELLSELADLERQQEHHITDKSEGQEQLIFDLQSLATLAVARALELDSKASSIADAEKHCPAKRTLNLRRKCNWTPRHEPVCPVKSAMEAIDSQELAIRVRLADLQRRYKEKQKELVKLQRKHDHQKEETPRSPARRGPGRPRKRKSTGLGPVAPPEPQKKVKSVGMVLLTEESGRGGGDLMKKRRLSNRSFGRLGAVQVTVSSSVKMQSSQKSLHEHHMAQLKSKPAVSKTIRERETLGSAHLYTSQRSPKADSRLSNMTANESEGQSDTGSGDSGTQESWKGLRNSKKKSEAALNRVSACVQQPRARGQDATEDGETFAEDTESSEQEEEEAEGSYNIDAGHIIKVPPSRELPSSSILKDPSPSSVVKLEVNQKAKNKRERQELYGSQIRSNTEGEVKVKKRPHCRSAPDNATKTLGVRRRPGRPRLQEKLWAGHYRKPAGLLSFSSTSERLRRATRKSSMLRGVLSKKSCWSAVVQSPQSDDTCKRRTRFRQSKGRAVSRLLESFAADDGFQLGGDSSFSDEDEENSSSSTRHSPAPPNCVLTKDLLTEGLKILISKEDELLYAARVRTLDLPDIYSIVIDGERGNRPRIYSLEQLLQEAVLDVRPEREALLTEGTRVCAYWSERSRCLYPGYVRRGGSNDECKPGGVMVEFDDGDRGWISLRNIRLLPPGYQIHYAESSPTPVSSGRSDKIVLCHEGRSSQIDRSSEKTASTEEAKTKEKPMRKPGRPKGSGLKRFTSDSVSKTSSSPLTWPSLAQPRKRAPVNLFQLNGSASKKTMKNREAVFPHASVSVTSSAKCIFNSRSFEVDSFSSIANGYSSFCSQNSGMPVEGRSSPYGQGRKSEESDIPRGRKNEFLIKLDHEGVMNPKNKSSKALLMLGGSGFGSKGISAPPKPEAYSHPVLLVKDKRKGDSSRAELLPIQRKPSPSLLMSKHGDMGLSCHRDCHSSYSDMDEEDEEEEERRRRTESVLVPASGGMRMAGRFLPHLSVSSSSSGSSSSSSSGSISSSSVCSSDNDSSYSSEDDENSTLLLQSCLTPHHSLLHPHKAPTGPPQHSFVAKAMAVSSAKGGNVDSAARKPLKRKECLSSSSKTSKDLVKRQKLLADHSRLKVSSCMPARQLWRWSGNPTQRRGLKGKARKLYYKSIVRGRDTVHVGDCAVFLSAGRPHLPYIGRIESFWETWTSSMVVKVKWFYHPEETNLGKRLHDGKHGLYQSCHEDENDVQTISHKCQVVSRKEYEHLSRNRKPGSNLQDLYYLAGTYDPTSGQLLTADGVSVLC